Genomic segment of Triticum aestivum cultivar Chinese Spring chromosome 6A, IWGSC CS RefSeq v2.1, whole genome shotgun sequence:
ttgtacatttttgtatacactaggaccatttttatacatgtttaacatttttcaaatacatgactaACATTTTTTCAAACATATCTTTTGATTTCTACGTTTTTTATACAAATTGCACATTTTTGTAAATATCTAAAACATTTTTCatacaaattttaaaattttcaaatgcatgtttttgttttttaatatgtcttaaactttttcaaatacacattgaaACATATTTCTGAATGATCTTAAACCTTATTTAGACCATGCAACTATTCCCTTAAATTTCTTAATGAtttaaatgtcacaaacatattttgaaatgtgTGAGCATTTTTCAAATGTCACATAGTTGTTTTGAATGGTATGACTGTTTTAATTATACGGacattttttttacattgtatagaTTTTTCAAAATTGCCACGTGCATTTTTAAATGCTTGAACATTTTCTATATGTCACATACATGTTTTTAAATGGTATAATTGTTTTATAAAAGTTGAGTGAACATTGTTTTAgattgcatgaacattttttaaatatgcgATGAACATTAAAAAAATAACTATTTTTCCATAGTATATGTTATTAGTATTTTCCAAAAGATAAACATGAGTTACAAAGAAAAACCATGTGTGTGAGGTCAGCATGAGGGACCCACATGGATACTAGGCCAGCCCACTACCAGCTCCTTGTAGGCGAGCCGAGCTACTGTATTGCATTCTTCTAAAAAAAGCTATCGTCTTGCATAAAGTGAGAGATAGCCGCGCCCCGATGAATCCGCCTATGTTGTTAAGATTGGAGTCATGGTGCTTTAAACGGACAACGTAACAAATCCATGATAATTAGGCATACTTTTTTTTATGTATGCAGAGTTCTTTCGTCCAATGTAAAGAACATTCTTGAACACTGCGAAAAGGAAACTAATGGGTGGCGCACGAGCTATCTATGCATATTTTTACAAGTCACATTGATTTTTTGTGGGACAGTATCCCCCCTACCTTTCATTTGCTGATTCTTATAAGTGATGTAACTATTCTATCCAATTAATAAAGCCCTCCAAAAGGCTATTCTCAGAAAAGATTCTTTTGAGAGTTCTTTGTTACAATAGATATTTCTGAGAGCTTATTTCAACTTAAACTTAAGGGGCATAGCAAAGAGAGCTGTCGAACTCATTTGGATATAATGAACATATGGGCCACAGTCGGATTTATTCATGGCCCTAACATGTGATTGTACCACTCTCGCCAAGAGCCCCTTTGTTTCTCTAACGTGGGCCAAGCCCAAAAGAGACTACATCGATCAAAAGATGAGGCCTAGCCCAACGAGCCCATCCTTGGTCGCTACTCGTCCGGACTATATATTCCCCACTGCCCACCACTCGAGCACTTCACGGACCTAGGGTtttgctcccgccgccgccgccgccgccgaagtcgCCGCTGCGTCTTCGTCTCCGCCGCGACGATGGTAcgctctcctcctctcttcccatGGAGTCCCACCCTCTCCTCCAGCGTTTCAACCTCCCGCTGACCCGATTTCCCCGTTCGCTCCTCTCCTCCTCGCAGCCGTCCCACAAGACCTTCCGCATCAAGCAGAAGCTGGCCAAGAAGCAGCGCCAGAACCGCCCCATCCCCTACTGGATCCGCATGCGGACCGACAACACCATCAGGtaacggccgcctcctcccccctcccaCTCTCTTCCCTTCGATCCAGCCCAGGCGTCCGTGGTCTGACCGACCAATCGTTCTCTGCCGTGCTCAGGTACAACGCGAAGCGCAGGCACTGGCGCCGCACCAAGCTCGGGTTCTAGATCCGGCCCGGCCGACCGCCGCGTGGGGGAGCCATGGCTCAAGAGTTATCTGCATTTTGTTTTATGGACGTTTCAGTGTTTGTTATGCAAGCTAGGAAGTGATCCCAGGATGTCTCTGTTATCAATTTCTTCGTGTTATGAGGATTGCTTGTACCCTGGTGTACTGATGTTACCGTGCTGTGCCAAGTAAAGAACCTTTGCTATAATGTCACCCTTGTTAAATTTGTCTCCATGGCTTGATTTTGGTTCGAATGGTCAACTGTATTGTGCTCTTGTTTGTTTCTGTGTACCTCTCTTTGTATTGTGCCATTGTAATGGCCAAAGGGCATAGTAATTGTGATGAACTGGCTGCTAGTTGTGCTATCTAGTTCATGTTTGTGTTAGTTGTAGTGTTTTTCTGGAGATATGTTGTGGCAGACCActtactagagagagagagagagggatgtgaTTTGATTGTTGTTTTCTTGATTTGCTTTAACTAGTAACTAAGGTATTTCATGTCCTACTAAGTTTTGATGAGGGATTTTTATACCAGCATGTGTTTGATGTAGTTGGTTTATGTTTTAAGCAGGGTCAGGTTTTGTAACCCTGTTTACATGTAGAGTGTATGGCTGTCAGTTCACAGATAGTTTATCCATGCTTCAGATACATGGCGTGTAGTACAGTTTTGAGTTCACTTCTGGTTTAACCATGCCTTCACTTGCCAGTTACCAACTCAATTACAGTTTTGAGTATGACTTGTACAAATTGACATACTGATTAGTTATAGTTTTGCTGATAAATTATGTACAGTGATAGGAGTACCTCAGAGCCATGCATCTGTCTAGTTGGTACAAACTACATTTCCCCTATGAGGAGCTGATGTGTTTTCAAATTTAGCTGGAGCTTAGGGCTGGTTACCAAAATCTGAGCTATAGTATTATGAGCCAGTAACTTAAATATGGTGTTCCTAGCATCAGAGAATCGCCACAGGTCCTCCGAGTTTTGATTTCTGATCATAAGTTAAGCCAACTGATTTTGTTTAGGATTCCTGGTTACCTGGTAGTTATTGTGCAATGCTGGAATACCTAGTCGCCATTGCGTGCTACTAGAACGAGCCTTCTATGTTGAATCATCACAGATCCATCTGCTTATATGTATGGTGTTCTTCATGGTTTAAGCATCCCTGATTTGTTTGTGTGTGCATTTGACGGTTCATGACTGTTCATCGTATGCACTGTGTTGAATGACGATGATCACttggggtgtgtttggttgcggaACGAAGTAGAATGGAATGTAATGGTTCCATGACATTCCATTCCACTAGAATGGGTAGGTTTTGTTCTTATGTTTGGTTGAGGTAATATATGGAATGGAATGGTTACATTTGAGTGTTTGGTTGGTGAGACAATAAAATAAATTTGGTCATTTTAATAACATGTATACACAAGCATGGTAGATAGATGATATCAAACATATCTTACGAATATTTCTCCTGCACCAATACATTTCTATAAAGAAAAAGAAGCAATTTACACAGAAGAACCAAGAATGTATGAAACCTATGATCTGCTACCGCTCCTGTGCCTCCACGAAGAAAAAGAAGATGCATATCATCGCTAAGAAGAAGCCATCTACAGAGAAGATGCTACCCCGGCAGGCCAGGCGGCCACGCACCAGTAGATCAAGCCGCGGGTGCAACCGCCCCTTCCCCCGCAGATCAGGTCACCGGCGCTGCCTCCCAGTAGATCAAGCCGCCAGCGCTGCGTCCAAGCAGATCACGCCGCGCCGCCGGTGCAGCCGCCCCTCCCCCCGCAGATCAGGTCACCGGCGCTGCCTCCCAGCAGATCAGGCCGCCGGCGCCGCGTCCAAGCAGAtcacgccgccaccgccgcaggAACGGGTCCTAGGAACGACGCTGCTGCCCCCGCAGGTCAGGCCATCGCCCTCCAGTGGCTCGGCCGCCTCACCTGCTCCTCTTCAGATCAAGAAATGGAGGGACGAGGGAGAGGCGACGAAAGAGGGAGAGGCGATAGGATTTCTCGGGAGTGACGGGCGAGCGAGACCCAGACCGGTTCCATGCGATTCCTCCGATTTGGAGGTATCGGCGCGTTCCGGATATGGGAGGAATATTCCCTCGGTGGGAACGAGTTGGTTCTTGTTCCACTTATGTACCAAACGCAGGAACGAGGCCTTGGGACGGGTCCGACCCATGCCATTCTAGTTGGTGAcagaaaccaaacacacccttgaagtattaggctggtcatagtgtagagtaacttagactagtaacatacatatgttattagtctatgttactaccttcatagtgggtagtgtcataggtgtgctaacatagttgccttcatttattactttgtagactcattatgcattggaaaccgctatgtgatggtaacatattatgttactctatttgcctctctcctcattaactacttgccacatcaccaattttgcttatgtggcatctatgttactacctatgttactcccactatgaccagccttacaaTTACAATTCATCTGTTCTTCGTTCTGTTCAGTTGCATTTTATGGCTGTCTGTTGATAATTATGACTGTCAAATGAATGCCACCCATCACCTTGAGCTCTTCTATTTTGAATCATCAGTCACCTTAGTAGACAAGCCATGGCTGTTGGAGCTCGTGCATGCTTAGCCGAGCTATGTCTAGCAAATTTGCTTTCTCTATACCCCTGTTTTGAGTTCCTTTATAAATTGCTCTGTAGCTAGTGTGTTTAAGCGATGCTGACCTTCTTGACCCACGGCAGTTCTTTCAGCTGGTTTTGCTCTGTTTTGTTGACCATCTCAAGCGATGAAATTGCTGGTGTACATTGTCTGCTGGGGTTTgcctaggcaagcatg
This window contains:
- the LOC123128785 gene encoding 60S ribosomal protein L39 isoform X2, whose protein sequence is MPSHKTFRIKQKLAKKQRQNRPIPYWIRMRTDNTIRYNAKRRHWRRTKLGF
- the LOC123128785 gene encoding 60S ribosomal protein L39 isoform X1; the protein is MESHPLLQRFNLPLTRFPRSLLSSSQPSHKTFRIKQKLAKKQRQNRPIPYWIRMRTDNTIRYNAKRRHWRRTKLGF